From the genome of Leptospira koniambonensis:
CCTGTGTTTATCGGTTTATTGGTGCTTCCTAGATTGTATAGAATGATCGGCGGTTGGCAAGATACTTACACTCATAATCGGATCATGGAGATTTCGGTTTCTAAATCGTTTTAAGGATTTGTTATGATCGGAAATATCCTCACAGAATTCCGACAAAGATCAATTGTATCTTATTTTACAATTAAGGGCAGAAGGTCTTTATATCTATATTGTGTTCTGACAGGGATTGTTTCCGGTTTAGGTGCCCTTCTTTTTTCTAGGGCGCTTGCTTGGGCAGAATATATTTCTTTAGAATCTATATCAGGTTTACATAATACACATTCAGGTGGAGAATATTTTGTTTCTCTGGAACCTATCGGCTTAATTTATTTAGGAAGATGGGTTCTTTTAGTTCTTCCTATCTTAGGAGGGCTGATCGCGGGTTTAGTTATATGGAAATTCTCTCCTGATTCTGCAGGCACTGGAACAGATTCATTAATAGATTCTTTTCATAATAAAGAAGGTAAGGTAGATCCGAAAGTTCCTTTAATCAAGTCGATCGCTACCATTTTTACATTATCCTCCGGCGGAAGTGGAGGGAAAGAAGGTCCCATCTCTCTAATTGGTGCGGGATTCGGTTCCTTAGTCGCAAATCTTACTAAAGCAGGAGCAAGAGCAAGGCGTACATTATTGCTCGCAGGAACTGCAGGTGGACTTGGTGCAATCTTTCATGCTCCATTAGGGGGAGCGTTAACTTCCGTAGAGATGATGTACAGAGAAGATATAGAAAGTGATACATTGGTTCCATGTATCATATCATCTGTGACCGCATTCTTAACATATTCTTCCTTTAATGGATTTGGTTCTGTTTATAAGGTTCCTGAGATAGGATTTATTGAATATAAGGAACTCATCTTTTATTTATTTTTAGGGATCCTGTGTTATATGAATGGAGCCTTTTTAATTAAGGCATTTCAATTTATACAAGAATGGTCCAAGTCATTAAAACTTCCTATGTGGATCAAGCCAGCGTTAGGTGGAATTCCTGTAGGTATCATTGGTTATTTTTTACCAGAAGTTCTCGGAACTGGAGCAGGTGTATTACAAGATGTATTAGAAGGAAGTTTTAAATTTCCGAATTATACCTCTTATCTAAATCAGGATCTACAGATTATATTCTTCTTCTTACTTCTCGCGCTTTTAAAAATTATCACAACTTCATTTACGATTGGAAGTGGGGGATCTGCAGGAATGTTTGGTCCTTCTTTATTTATAGGTGGAATGTTAGGAGCAGCACTTGGAACATTTGCGAAATTAGTTTTAGGTTATCAAGTCTCAGTCGCTTCTTTCGTGCTCGTTGGAATGGGAGCTTTTTATGCAGGAATCGCGAGTGCTCCGATCGCAGGAATGGTGATGATCTGCGAGATCATAGGAAGTTATTCACTTCTTCCCCCTTTGATGATTGTTTCGATCATCAGTTTTGTTCTTTCGCATAAATTGAATTTATATAAAAGCCAGAAGAACACTCGCTTTCAATCTCCTGCTCATGACTGGGATATGAACAGAGATTTGTTAGAAGGTATCCTCATCCAAGATATTCGGGGCAAGCTCAGAAA
Proteins encoded in this window:
- a CDS encoding chloride channel protein, whose translation is MIGNILTEFRQRSIVSYFTIKGRRSLYLYCVLTGIVSGLGALLFSRALAWAEYISLESISGLHNTHSGGEYFVSLEPIGLIYLGRWVLLVLPILGGLIAGLVIWKFSPDSAGTGTDSLIDSFHNKEGKVDPKVPLIKSIATIFTLSSGGSGGKEGPISLIGAGFGSLVANLTKAGARARRTLLLAGTAGGLGAIFHAPLGGALTSVEMMYREDIESDTLVPCIISSVTAFLTYSSFNGFGSVYKVPEIGFIEYKELIFYLFLGILCYMNGAFLIKAFQFIQEWSKSLKLPMWIKPALGGIPVGIIGYFLPEVLGTGAGVLQDVLEGSFKFPNYTSYLNQDLQIIFFFLLLALLKIITTSFTIGSGGSAGMFGPSLFIGGMLGAALGTFAKLVLGYQVSVASFVLVGMGAFYAGIASAPIAGMVMICEIIGSYSLLPPLMIVSIISFVLSHKLNLYKSQKNTRFQSPAHDWDMNRDLLEGILIQDIRGKLRNIAEVKTSALLSKLEEEALKINASDYIVLEENGNYFGMISLRTSRLFLEGRDLTQNLILVKDVTDTSILPISSSTNLATAFKTLLDMGMDKIPVEENGKYLGYLRYADIISIYFEKTRSTKPVPGA